From a region of the bacterium genome:
- a CDS encoding class I SAM-dependent methyltransferase, which translates to MSSDFHEKSYESHSRLYEEHARGSDKHGKAQKWLLQNTVDAWRHNRKLALLKPLLEAWQDHRWITVGDGRYGQEAHYIQQNGGRAVATDISDTLLEESAGAGYISEYSRQNAESLSYPDNEFDLAVCKESLHHFPRPMVALYEMIRVSKKAVVLIEPTDLKIGATLRWKLFRALVDTARKITGRSGGHQIFEEAGNYVYAISRLEMEKVALGMNMPAIAVKGINDYYVKGLEEVKADRSSRAFKKVRRRIVMNDLFCRLGFKPHSTTCVILLHQPIESDIQDRLSEAGFEIVDLPENPYIDKGRDS; encoded by the coding sequence ATGTCCTCCGATTTTCACGAGAAGAGCTACGAAAGCCACAGCAGGCTTTATGAAGAGCACGCACGGGGCAGCGACAAGCACGGGAAGGCTCAAAAGTGGCTTCTCCAAAACACGGTCGACGCATGGCGGCACAACCGAAAACTCGCGCTTTTAAAGCCCCTGCTCGAAGCCTGGCAGGATCACCGCTGGATCACGGTGGGAGACGGCCGGTACGGCCAGGAGGCCCACTATATCCAACAGAACGGCGGCAGGGCTGTCGCTACCGACATCTCTGACACCCTGCTTGAGGAAAGCGCCGGAGCCGGCTATATATCCGAATACAGCCGGCAGAACGCGGAGTCCCTGAGTTACCCGGACAACGAGTTCGACCTTGCGGTGTGCAAGGAATCCCTGCACCACTTCCCGCGGCCTATGGTCGCCCTCTACGAGATGATCAGAGTGTCGAAAAAGGCGGTGGTTCTCATCGAACCCACGGACCTTAAGATCGGCGCCACATTGCGATGGAAGCTGTTCCGGGCCCTGGTCGACACAGCCAGGAAGATCACAGGTCGGTCCGGCGGACACCAGATCTTCGAAGAAGCGGGGAACTATGTCTACGCCATCTCCAGGCTCGAAATGGAGAAGGTAGCCCTGGGCATGAACATGCCGGCGATAGCCGTCAAGGGAATCAACGATTACTACGTGAAGGGACTCGAGGAGGTGAAGGCGGACAGATCATCCAGGGCATTCAAAAAGGTCCGCCGCCGTATCGTCATGAATGATCTTTTCTGCCGACTCGGGTTCAAACCGCATTCCACCACCTGCGTGATCCTGCTTCACCAACCAATCGAATCGGACATTCAGGACCGGCTGTCGGAGGCCGGCTTCGAGATCGTGGATCTGCCGGAGAATCCGTATATAGATAAGGGCCGTGATTCGTGA